In Anaerolineales bacterium, the following proteins share a genomic window:
- the aspS gene encoding aspartate--tRNA ligase codes for MSTTFKTHTCGELRAEHSGQTVTLAGWVHRRRDHGGLTFIDLRDRFGLVQIVTDPEKAPETHAAFDPVRSEWVLQVTGIVRTRPEGMHNADLATGQIEVAVTELKVLNQAKPVPFAINKDEEVDENARLKYRYLDLRRERMQRNIVLRHKIVKFIRDYMDAEGFLEIETPILFKTTPEGARDYLVPSRVHAGEFYALPQSPQQLKQLLMVAGMERYFQLARCFRDEDLRGDRQPEFTQLDIEMSFVQREDVMDLMERMYTAMVKELVPTKRLLSEPWPRLTYKESMARFGKDNPDMRYGMELQDLTEWAATSGFKVFEDAVASGGHVRGINAKGMGSASRKEIDALTEYVKQFKAKGLAWLAVASEGEDRSSFLKFLSPEGLAALKQAMSAEPGDLLLFVADQPAVVYDTLGRLRVHLAEQLNLADPDLLAFCWVIDFPFAFWNEEEQRWDPSQHLFTSPMPDDIDLIESDPANMRGTQYDMVLNNTEVAGGSIRIHERALQSRIFKLIGLSEEVAQERFGHMLEAFEYGAPPHGGIASGIDRLAMILADEDSIREVIAFPKNQAARDVMADAPSVTEERQLRELHIKVDVPKKAE; via the coding sequence ATGAGCACTACGTTCAAGACCCATACTTGTGGTGAACTGCGTGCCGAGCACAGCGGGCAAACCGTCACGCTGGCCGGCTGGGTACACCGCCGCCGTGACCACGGCGGGCTTACCTTCATTGACTTGCGTGACCGCTTCGGTTTAGTCCAGATCGTCACCGACCCCGAAAAGGCCCCCGAGACCCACGCCGCCTTTGACCCCGTGCGCAGCGAGTGGGTGCTGCAGGTCACCGGCATCGTGCGTACTCGCCCTGAGGGCATGCACAACGCCGATCTCGCTACCGGTCAGATCGAAGTGGCCGTCACCGAGCTCAAGGTGCTCAACCAGGCCAAGCCGGTGCCCTTCGCCATCAACAAAGATGAAGAGGTAGACGAGAACGCCCGCCTCAAATACCGCTACCTTGACCTGCGCCGTGAGCGCATGCAGCGCAACATCGTGCTGCGCCACAAGATCGTCAAGTTCATCCGTGATTACATGGATGCTGAAGGCTTCCTCGAAATCGAGACGCCCATCCTGTTCAAGACCACGCCCGAGGGTGCGCGTGACTACCTCGTGCCCTCGCGCGTACACGCCGGTGAGTTTTACGCCCTGCCGCAGTCGCCCCAGCAGCTCAAGCAGCTGCTCATGGTGGCCGGTATGGAGCGCTACTTCCAGCTCGCCCGCTGCTTCCGCGATGAAGACCTGCGCGGCGACCGCCAGCCGGAGTTCACCCAGCTGGACATCGAGATGTCCTTCGTGCAACGTGAAGACGTGATGGATCTCATGGAGCGCATGTACACCGCCATGGTCAAAGAGCTGGTGCCCACCAAGCGCCTGCTCTCTGAGCCCTGGCCGCGCCTCACCTACAAAGAATCCATGGCGCGCTTCGGCAAAGACAACCCAGACATGCGCTATGGCATGGAGTTGCAAGACCTCACCGAATGGGCCGCCACCAGCGGCTTCAAAGTCTTTGAAGATGCGGTCGCCAGCGGCGGCCATGTGCGCGGCATCAACGCCAAGGGGATGGGCAGCGCCAGCCGCAAAGAGATTGACGCGCTCACCGAATACGTCAAGCAGTTCAAGGCCAAGGGCTTGGCCTGGCTGGCCGTCGCCAGCGAGGGCGAGGATCGCTCGTCGTTCCTCAAATTCCTCAGCCCCGAGGGCTTGGCCGCCCTCAAGCAGGCCATGAGCGCTGAACCCGGCGACCTGCTGCTCTTCGTGGCTGACCAGCCGGCGGTGGTGTACGACACCCTCGGCCGCCTGCGTGTGCACCTCGCCGAGCAGCTCAACCTGGCCGACCCGGACCTGTTGGCGTTCTGCTGGGTCATCGATTTCCCCTTCGCCTTCTGGAACGAGGAGGAACAGCGCTGGGACCCCAGCCAGCACCTCTTCACCTCGCCCATGCCGGATGACATTGACCTCATCGAGAGCGACCCGGCCAACATGCGCGGCACGCAATACGATATGGTGCTCAACAACACCGAGGTGGCCGGCGGCTCCATCCGCATCCACGAGCGCGCCCTGCAATCACGCATCTTCAAGCTCATCGGCTTGAGCGAAGAAGTGGCGCAGGAGCGCTTCGGCCACATGCTCGAAGCCTTCGAGTACGGCGCCCCGCCGCACGGTGGCATTGCCTCCGGTATTGACCGCCTGGCTATGATTCTGGCTGATGAGGACAGCATCCGCGAGGTCATCGCCTTCCCCAAGAACCAGGCCGCCCGCGATGTGATGGCCGATGCGCCCTCGGTCACCGAAGAGCGCCAGCTCAGAGAGCTGCACATCAAGGTGGACGTACCCAAGAAAGCCGAATAA
- a CDS encoding PHP domain-containing protein, translated as MLTVETHCHTDASGDCRVRVEDLIKTARRRGIDRLVVTDHNSISGAVRAKQLDPELIIIGEEIMTEQGELLAFFVSEEVPRHLPPMDAIRMLREQGAYISVSHPFDPRRGWELRALEAIAPHVDAVETFNARNIRPAYNEAAERFATRFKLGGTAGSDAHTLIEVGRATMQVPEFTDAASLRAAMPQAQYTKRASGPLIRLASRYAAIVNKVSRGAGSSK; from the coding sequence ATGCTCACCGTAGAAACCCACTGCCACACAGACGCCAGCGGCGATTGCCGCGTACGCGTGGAAGACCTCATCAAGACCGCCCGCCGCCGCGGCATTGACCGCCTGGTGGTGACCGACCACAACTCCATCAGTGGGGCGGTGCGCGCCAAGCAGCTCGACCCCGAGCTCATCATCATCGGTGAGGAAATCATGACCGAGCAGGGCGAGCTGCTGGCCTTCTTCGTCAGCGAAGAGGTGCCCCGCCACCTGCCGCCCATGGACGCCATTCGCATGCTGCGTGAGCAGGGCGCCTACATCAGCGTCTCGCACCCGTTTGACCCACGCCGCGGCTGGGAGCTGCGCGCCCTGGAGGCGATTGCGCCGCACGTGGATGCGGTCGAGACCTTCAACGCCCGCAACATCCGCCCGGCCTACAACGAGGCCGCCGAGCGCTTCGCCACCCGCTTCAAGCTGGGCGGCACCGCTGGCTCCGATGCGCACACCCTCATCGAGGTCGGCCGCGCCACCATGCAGGTGCCCGAGTTTACGGATGCGGCCAGCCTGCGGGCGGCCATGCCGCAGGCGCAGTATACGAAGCGCGCCAGCGGCCCGCTGATCCGCCTGGCCTCGCGCTATGCGGCGATTGTGAATAAGGTGAGCAGGGGAGCGGGGAGCAGTAAGTAG
- a CDS encoding queuosine precursor transporter, whose protein sequence is MKKEDIAAPSPLPATAVVVIAAYIAAQMLADVASVKIGTLTLPALGSLAVDMGTFIYPITFTLRDVVHKLLGRSVARTLVVAAGAINLGMAAYLVWAAKFPSDASWGLGAEFAAVLTPVWRITLASIVAEVVSELLDTELYHLFVTRITWRYQWARVLVSNSLSVPVDNLIFAVGAFGGLLPWATVWGIFVVNLLVKYAVTLLSLPLIYVVPERRGVE, encoded by the coding sequence GTGAAAAAAGAAGACATAGCAGCCCCCTCCCCCCTCCCCGCCACCGCTGTAGTGGTGATTGCCGCGTACATTGCGGCGCAAATGTTGGCGGATGTGGCCAGCGTCAAAATCGGCACGCTGACCCTGCCGGCGTTGGGCAGCCTGGCGGTGGATATGGGCACGTTCATCTACCCGATCACGTTTACGCTGCGCGATGTGGTGCACAAGCTGCTGGGGCGCAGCGTGGCGCGCACGCTGGTGGTGGCGGCAGGCGCCATCAACCTGGGCATGGCGGCCTACCTGGTGTGGGCGGCCAAGTTCCCCAGCGATGCCAGCTGGGGGTTGGGCGCCGAGTTCGCCGCGGTGCTGACGCCGGTGTGGCGCATTACGCTGGCCTCGATCGTCGCCGAGGTGGTGAGCGAGCTGCTGGATACGGAGCTGTATCACCTGTTCGTGACGCGCATCACGTGGCGCTACCAATGGGCGCGGGTGCTGGTGAGCAACAGCCTGAGCGTGCCGGTGGACAATCTCATTTTTGCGGTGGGCGCGTTTGGCGGCCTGCTGCCGTGGGCGACGGTGTGGGGCATTTTTGTGGTGAATTTGCTGGTCAAGTATGCGGTGACACTGTTGAGCCTGCCGCTGATCTATGTGGTGCCGGAGCGGCGCGGGGTGGAATAA